CCACATCCCATATGCGGACCGTCGAGTCTTTCGAAGCGGACGCTAATCGAGGCCTGCCAATTTCCTGCGTATGATAAGGCTCCCACGCCAGACTGGTAATCCACTTTGCATGGCCCTTAAGTGGTCCTCCTAAAGCTGTTCCTTTTGCCGCGTCCCACAGTCGCACAGTGTTATCCATACTTCCAGTTGCGATCATTGCTCCGTTGGGCGAGTAGGACACAGCCAAAACCCAGCTGGTGTGGCCCTTAAGCGTATGCTTGGGAGTTCCTGTGTCACAATCCCAGATCCGCGCTGTCGAGTCACCGCTTCCCGAGACCATGGTAGACGAAGAAACTGGGGAGAAGGATGTCGCAAGAATCGCCTCTCCGTGTCCGGCGATCGAAGCGGAGCATCGCGAAACAGCTTTAACCCGGAAAACGGCCTGCGGCGTGAAATAAAGGTGAATGGTATCTTCAGTAGTCTTCAGACCTGGCTTTAGCAAGGAGTGATACAGGTCTGCCTGAATATCGATCGTTTGGCCATCTTTGTCGTCGGACTGGTAGGTGAATCGATATGGTACACGTTCGTCATCGTCCTAGATTCAACGTACAGAGCTTTAGTTTCGAGATTCTTTCGCAGTAGATTATCGCTGCGTACCTACATTGCCTTGTAGTGTATTCAAAAGAGTCTCAAGATTCTTAATGTTGGCATCAGCCACCGGAACGGAGACTGAAGGCCCAGTTGCTGACCCGGTTGCTTGATCAAAGAATTGCACTCGGACGCTTCCCAGGTTGTCCGGTATGCTCTCGACTTCCTGCTGAAGTCGTGTCTTTTCGGCAGTCTCCAGCTTTTGGCGCTTGCTCGGAGGGGGGACAAGAGTCGCCATCTTGTCAAAAAGGAATTATTAGTAGCAATTTGTATGGTTATTGTCTTGAGCAACAAGACCGACCctcgaagagaaaaaaaattcaTCGAGATCCGTTATCGCGGGGAGTGGATATCTGCGCTAAACCGGATATGGATAACTTCCCTTATCGTATACAACAGTAGTTGTTCGAAGTACACAATCCGccattctcctcttccacctcttGTGCTCGCATTTCTGATGATAGTCTTCTGTTGGTTGTTAATTCTGCGAGGATTATGAGATCATTGTCCTGTGTTTCCTCCTTTGGAGATGCTAGTTCTTTTACAGCTCTTACCTCTAGACAGGATAGCGACCGACCCCggacagcaaggccagcCACAACTGCTACAAGTATTGCATCTCAGGACATCATATGTGCAATCAGCGAGTCTAGAGGAGTATCATCAACTGTTGGGCTTGCATTCGTCAATCTTTCAACAGCCGAAACAGTGTTATGCCAGATCTGTGACAGTCAGACCTATGCCAAAACGGTCACCAAAATCGCTGTTTTTGAACCCACAGAGATCCTGTTCATGAGCTCTGCCAGAGAATCCAAACTCTTCTACATCATCCAGGAAAACATTCCAGATACTGCTTACACGTTCCTCGACCGCAGGTATTGGTCAGAGAAGGCTGGCCACGAACATGTGGATCGCCTGGCGTTTCCGCAAGATGTTGAAACAATCAAAATCACTCTTGGAGGAAACTACTTTGCATCGTGCTGCTTGGCTGCTGTAAGACTTGTATTGATAAATACTAAGTGCCATGACTCTGATTCCAGAAGGTGCTAAAGTACATCGAACTCGAGCTTAACCGGGTATTTACATCACATTCTCTGCGAATCAGATTTGAACCTTCTCAAGGCTCCATGTCAATGGACTTGTCAACCATAGTCTCACTTGAATTGATTCAGAATCTTCAGAATGCAAAATCGGAGGATAGCCTCCTTGGCCTACTCAATGAAACTTTGACTCCAATGGGTGCCAGGCTCCTTAGGGCCAACATTTTGCAGCCATGTACAGAGAAGTCGAAGTTGTTGGCAAGATACGACGCCGTCGAAGATCTTTCAACCAAAGAGGATATGTTTATCTCTGTCAGACAAGGTCCGTTCCAGTTTGATCTGATCTGCTCGAAAAAAAACACTAATCTCATGAGGGCGTCATAGCCCTGAAAGGCTTCATCGATGCAGACAAAGTTTTGACGTCTGTCAGTTCCCTTGCTCTATATTGCAGATACTAGGCAATGGCTGACATCGcagctcatcctcgctcCCACAAAACGCACCTTTCAATACGTGGAGCAATCAGGTAACAACGTCATCATGCTCAAAACGTATGTATCATCAATCAACTCAATATATAAAGCACTTGCGACAGCTCAGAGTAGCCTTCTCATGACTATACGAGAGGTATACCCTGGCCCAATATATACTGTCTGCTGACCCACTGACGCCTGCCAGTTATGTGGTCCAGCAGGCCACAGAGCAATAGAACAGCTTATTGAAGAGACATTGAATGAACATGTAACGTACCAGACCAAGCCACTTGATCTTAGAAATCAGCGTATATACTGCGTCAGGGTATCTTTACTCTCGCTGCGGTCCGTATATCATTGACAGAAGCTAACGACCACCTCGCTGCAGGCCGGAGTCAATAGTCTCCTCGATGTCGCACGGCAGACATATAAAGAAGCAAATGTAGATGCCGCGGACCTTGTGGCCAAAGTATCAGGTACATTACAATGGCTCTATTTTCTTCTGGTCGATATTAATTACCTGTCCTTACGCAGAATCGCACAACCTCACTCTAGACCTCAAGTTGGATTCGGCTCGTCAGTATTATATCAGTGTGTCCGCTTCGGAGGTAAAAACTCTCTCAGgaatcttcatcaacatatACCGCAGGAAAAATCGCATAGAATGCCAGACCCTTGACCTCGTCAAGCTGAACCAGAAGATTATGGACGCGCATAATGAGGTCATCAACATGAGTGATCAAACGATTCAAAGCCTTATCAACGATGTCTGCTCGGAAATATCCGTCCTTTTCAAAGTGAGCGAAGCTATAGCCATGCTCGATATGCTTGCTGCCTTTGCGGAGCTCGCCACTTGCAACGAATACATCCGGCCTGAATTGACGGATGTCCTTGCCATCAAATCTGGACGACACCCAATTCGTGAAAAGATCCATACGAAGAAGTTCATCCCCAATGACGCTTATGCAACGCAGCAATCGCGTTTCCAGATAATCACTGGCTCGAACATGAGCGGAAAATCCACTTATATCCGCTCACTTGCACTGATGACCATCATGGCCCAGATTGGCTGTTTCGTCCCAGCAGAATATGCATCCTTTCCGGTAATGCACCAGCTCTTCGCTCGGGTCTCTACATCCGACGATCTCGAGGCTAATGTCTCAACCTTCGCCGCGGAAATGCGCGAAATGGCGTTTATCCTCCGTAATATCGAGCCGCGGAGCATTGTGATTGTAGACGAACTCGGCCGGGGCACAAGTACTACTGATGGCCTTGcgatcgccatcgccattgcTGAAGCTCTCATCGAAAGCCACGCCCTCGTCTGGTTCGTTACGCATTTCCGTGACTTGGCTTTGATCCTGGCGGAGCGCAACGGCGTGGTCAGTCTCCATCTGGCCGCGGAAATATCGCCGGACATATCTCAGATGGTTATGCTTTACAAGATCGCAGAAGGACCAGACACAACGCAATTCTACGGCCTTGCGGTGGCAAAGCTCGTGGATCTGCCGCCAGGTGTGCTTGAACGTGCTCAGACGGTATCGGAGAAGTTGAACAGGATAGCACAACGCCGGCATAGCAGGTCCAAGGCGCTCATGCTATCACGTAAACGTAACCTACTTCTTTCGTTGAGAGAGCAGCTCTTACAAGCGCGCAACGGAACATTGGAAGGGGACGCTCTTCGAGAATGGCTGAAGGAATTGCAGGACAATTTTGTACTGCGTATGGCCGCCATCGAGGATGAGACCGCTGAGATGAACAATGAAGAAGTCGATTATGATTCAAATACTGCTCCGGCCGAAAGTGCGCAAGATAACTTTGGACAACTGTCTTCCTAGGAGTGTGCTGAATGTGCCTCGGGGGATGAACCACAAGCTGACATTCTGATCTCATCGGCTCCTGGGGAGTCGGTAGCAGATCCCTCTTCACCGGAAATGTCTCACGATGAGACCTCAGCGCACTAATGATGGCTCTGATCAGACACGGGCACAGCGAAACTAATTATATGACAGGTAGCCACGTTGCATGTTGAGTTCTGTATCATATATAGCCGCATAGCATTTCACATATCTTACTTGGCAAACTCGTGAAGGCAACAATGAGATTCGTAAGGTCTAGCTTCCATTGCTCTAGTTCCTATGTAAGGCTCCTTCTTATTTGACAGAACACTGCATACCTATCAAAATTACCTCTAACACAATATGTAATCGCCTGAATACGAATCTCAGACATCGACATAGACAAGCATTCTACCCAAAATGGAATAGTGTCTGCTTGCCttttttgcctttgccttttttCCCTCCAGCTGACGACGACTCCCCGTGTTCATCCTCAGGCCCGTTCACAGACGCGGAACCACTTCCGGTGGACGATGCCCAAGCATTGACAGGTGGGGGCTGTCGGTCATCCCATCGAACTGTCCCGCGAGTGAGGCCCGCCATAAGCACGTTCGGCTTCGGCGCTGCGGGGAGAGCCGGGAATGCCTCGGAGTCATTTGTATTCTGCACGGTGCGGGAGGGGGTAGGTGCGGGACGGGAAGATGGGTTGATGGCGCTGGCCATGGTTCGAGCAGGAGTAGGGGCCACTGTGGCCCAGGGTGAACTTGTTGTGGTCGCTCTAGGCGCAGAGCGGGCTgtagaggaagagagaggcGGGAAGGGGttggtggatgaggatgaggatgtcGAGACGATAGAGCCACTTCTGCCAACAACGGAGCGGGAAGATTGTGCTGTCGATGACTTGAGCCGGAGGACACGCTTTCCGCCGACACCGCTTCCATTTACTGTGCCGGATGACATGCCTGGGATTTGGCCTCCTGGGCCTGGTAGAGCGGGGTAGTCTTCATTGATCGCGCGCCAATCGTTCCAGGCCTTCAGCAAGGCGTTGCGCTTGGATTCATCCTCGTAAATTTCCGCGAGCTCCTTGATAAGCTTTCCGAGTTCAGTACTAGAGGTATCGAataaggagaagaaagcatCGATGAGCCCGGTGGGTGAAAGTGCCGACGTGCGGTATTGAGAGACTTTGGAACGAAAGTCTGCCAGCTTGCTTGCGTCGTTCCGGAGGAGGTTGGAGGCACGTTCAATCACAGCAGCGTGCCGCAGACGGCGAGCTTGATCCTGCGGAGTGGCAGGCCCAGACGGAGCCCCGACATTGAGAGCCTCCATTTCCGCAACTGGCGGGCCGGCGGGAGGTGTTCGAACCGGTGTTGCAGCGCCAGACCTGGCTGGCGCGCGAACAGTCTGAGTATCATTGCGAGTGAGCTGGCCGCCAAAGCTGCGGGTAGAAACAGACTGTGCGCTCTGAATAGCCATCTGTCGCTGATAAGCTATCTCATCTCTCCTTAATGGCTGAGTGCTTGATACTGGCAGGGGTTCCGCATTCGGATCACGGCCGCGACCAGCACCACGGCGTTGTCTCTGGGACTGATAAGGTGCTCTCAGGTCAAAGTCTGATAGATCTACCGTCCGCGCGTCTCGTCTCGCATCCTTAGAGAGTCCGTTGGGGTGGCACTCCAGCTGGTGGGCTTTCAGGTCCATCTGTGACTCAAAAACGACGAATTTCTTCTCTAGACACTCTTTGTCCAGGCAGAGGAAATGATCCTTCTGAAAATGATCCTCAAGGGCGTTGTAATCAATGTAgtactgctgctgccgaCTCCCCGAACGGCGGTCGCATATGTGGCATCTCTCATGACGGTCACGACAGTGGGCGTAGAGTTCGTCATCGCCGTAGAATCTCTTGCGGCAGAATCCACATTCGGGATGTCCTTTGAAACCACTTTGATCCAAGGCACCTGGCACATCATCGCCGTACTTCTCGTGTTTGCGCAACTCTGCCATAGTGAAAAGTTCATGCTCATGCGTGAAGACCTTCTTGTTCCTAGTGCAAAGATCGCTGAATAATCATTAGCAGCTCTTCTATCACTCAACGCGCGCAACAACTGAGTACATACCACATCACTTTGCCATGCTTGCTCTTGACGTGACGATGCAGGTCAGGCCAACCCAAGCAAGCCACATCACAACTCCTGTCAGGGCAGTTGTACCGCAGCAGTAATACAGTGTCCTCGAAAATGTCATTATTCTCGTACTTGATTCCCAGATTATCATCTTTCTGAGAGAAATCCGCATCCGTGAAATCCTCATATCGTTTTGCCGGATCGTCCGTGAAAATTACATAGCTGGACTCGGTCTGGCCAGAAAACACACACGTTAGTGGACACTGGAGTGGAACATTCAGCCCATATGACGAAACGTACCCTGCAATGCGCACAAGCCTTGTTCTTATACAATGCTCGCAGTCTCAAAGCACAGATGTGACAAGTCCGGTGATTGCACGGCGAAACCGAGCTGTGTGCGACGTTTGACGCACAAATGAAGCAGATCTCGCCATCGTCCGCATCGTCTGTCTCCGCTGCAGCTA
The DNA window shown above is from Aspergillus fumigatus Af293 chromosome 1, whole genome shotgun sequence and carries:
- the rsa4 gene encoding WD40 repeat domain-containing protein — protein: MATLVPPPSKRQKLETAEKTRLQQEVESIPDNLGSVRVQFFDQATGSATGPSVSVPVADANIKNLETLLNTLQGNDDDERVPYRFTYQSDDKDGQTIDIQADLYHSLLKPGLKTTEDTIHLYFTPQAVFRVKAVSRCSASIAGHGEAILATSFSPVSSSTMVSGSGDSTARIWDCDTGTPKHTLKGHTSWVLAVSYSPNGAMIATGSMDNTVRLWDAAKGTALGGPLKGHAKWITSLAWEPYHTQEIGRPRLASASKDSTVRIWDVVGKRIDTVLTGHKGSVTCVRWGGTGKIYTSSHDRTIKIWNAQNGSLLQTLSAHAHRVNHLALSTDFALRTAYHDHTGKVPGSDTEKVAVAKKRFEQAAMVNNKIVEKLVSASDDFTMYLWDPENSTKPIARLLGHQKEVNHVTFSPDMAYIASAGFDNHVKLWNGRDGKFITTLRGHVGAVYQCCFSADSRLLVSSSKDTTLKVWNVRTGKLAMDLPGHKDEVFAVDWSPDGQRVGSGGKDKAVRIWTN
- a CDS encoding MutS family protein MSH4 → MRSLSCVSSFGDASSFTALTSRQDSDRPRTARPATTATSIASQDIICAISESRGVSSTVGLAFVNLSTAETVLCQICDSQTYAKTVTKIAVFEPTEILFMSSARESKLFYIIQENIPDTAYTFLDRRYWSEKAGHEHVDRLAFPQDVETIKITLGGNYFASCCLAAVLKYIELELNRVFTSHSLRIRFEPSQGSMSMDLSTIVSLELIQNLQNAKSEDSLLGLLNETLTPMGARLLRANILQPCTEKSKLLARYDAVEDLSTKEDMFISVRQALKGFIDADKVLTSLILAPTKRTFQYVEQSGNNVIMLKTYVSSINSIYKALATAQSSLLMTIRELCGPAGHRAIEQLIEETLNEHVTYQTKPLDLRNQRIYCVRAGVNSLLDVARQTYKEANVDAADLVAKVSESHNLTLDLKLDSARQYYISVSASEVKTLSGIFINIYRRKNRIECQTLDLVKLNQKIMDAHNEVINMSDQTIQSLINDVCSEISVLFKVSEAIAMLDMLAAFAELATCNEYIRPELTDVLAIKSGRHPIREKIHTKKFIPNDAYATQQSRFQIITGSNMSGKSTYIRSLALMTIMAQIGCFVPAEYASFPVMHQLFARVSTSDDLEANVSTFAAEMREMAFILRNIEPRSIVIVDELGRGTSTTDGLAIAIAIAEALIESHALVWFVTHFRDLALILAERNGVVSLHLAAEISPDISQMVMLYKIAEGPDTTQFYGLAVAKLVDLPPGVLERAQTVSEKLNRIAQRRHSRSKALMLSRKRNLLLSLREQLLQARNGTLEGDALREWLKELQDNFVLRMAAIEDETAEMNNEEVDYDSNTAPAESAQDNFGQLSS
- a CDS encoding E3 ubiquitin-protein ligase HEL2 translates to MSENEQPRATPSQGQNRGGNRRRGRGGFSHQTGQTEGTQRPSDGAGRGPRSRGQGHRRGGGGRDKQNRGANPGQAADENVTPEANAETPSQGAPMAEEGEGRQVAAAETDDADDGEICFICASNVAHSSVSPCNHRTCHICALRLRALYKNKACAHCRTESSYVIFTDDPAKRYEDFTDADFSQKDDNLGIKYENNDIFEDTVLLLRYNCPDRSCDVACLGWPDLHRHVKSKHGKVMCDLCTRNKKVFTHEHELFTMAELRKHEKYGDDVPGALDQSGFKGHPECGFCRKRFYGDDELYAHCRDRHERCHICDRRSGSRQQQYYIDYNALEDHFQKDHFLCLDKECLEKKFVVFESQMDLKAHQLECHPNGLSKDARRDARTVDLSDFDLRAPYQSQRQRRGAGRGRDPNAEPLPVSSTQPLRRDEIAYQRQMAIQSAQSVSTRSFGGQLTRNDTQTVRAPARSGAATPVRTPPAGPPVAEMEALNVGAPSGPATPQDQARRLRHAAVIERASNLLRNDASKLADFRSKVSQYRTSALSPTGLIDAFFSLFDTSSTELGKLIKELAEIYEDESKRNALLKAWNDWRAINEDYPALPGPGGQIPGMSSGTVNGSGVGGKRVLRLKSSTAQSSRSVVGRSGSIVSTSSSSSTNPFPPLSSSTARSAPRATTTSSPWATVAPTPARTMASAINPSSRPAPTPSRTVQNTNDSEAFPALPAAPKPNVLMAGLTRGTVRWDDRQPPPVNAWASSTGSGSASVNGPEDEHGESSSAGGKKGKGKKGKQTLFHFG